The DNA sequence CCGTCGGCGGGGTGAGCTACGCCGTGGACGCGGGCCGCACCCTCGCCGTGCTGGGCGAGTCGGGGTCCGGCAAGTCCGTGACCGCCCAGGCGGTCATGGGCATCCTCGACTCCCCGCCCGGCCGGGTCACCGGCGGCCAGGTGCTGTTCCGGGGGCGGGACCTGCTGACGATGGGCGCGCGGGAGCGCCGCCGGATCCGGGGCGCCGAGATGGCGATGATCTTCCAGGACGCGCTCTCCGCCCTCAACCCGGTGCTCCCCGTGGGCGCCCAGCTCGCCGAGATGTACGAGGTGCACCGCGGGATGTCCCGCAAGGACGCCCGGCGGCGGGCGGTGGAGCTGATGGACCGGGTCCGCATCCCGGCGGCGGGGCAGCGGGCCGGGGACTATCCGCACCAGTTCTCCGGGGGCATGCGCCAGCGCATCATGATCGCCATGGCCATGGCGCTGGAGCCGGACCTGATCATCGCCGACGAGCCGACCACGGCCCTGGACGTCACCGTCCAGGCCCAGGTCATGGAGCTGCTCGCGGAGCTGCGCCGGGAGTACGCCATGGGGCTGGTCCTGATCACCCATGACCTGGGCGTGGTCGCGGACGTGGCCGACACCATCGCCGTGATGTACGCGGGCCGGATCGTGGAGACCGCTCCGGTACGCGACCTCTACCGCCGCCCCGCCCACCCCTACACCCGGGGACTGCTGGACTCGGTGCCGCGCGTGGACCACCGGGCGAATGGGGGGCACCGGGCCAACGGGGACCACCGGGCCGACGGGGGCAACCGTGCCGACGGGGGCCACCGGGGCGAGCGGCTCTACGCGATCAAGGGAGCGCCGCCCAGCCCCCTCGCCATGCCCTCCGGCTGCCCCTTCAACCCCCGCTGCCCGCGCGCCCAGGAGATCTGCCGTGTCGAGCGCCCGCCGCTGTACGAGGTGACGGCGACGGGCACGTCCGCCCCGTCCGGCCGGACCAGCGCCTGCCACTTCTGGAAGGACGAACTCGATGCCCTCGCCCCCCTCGACGCCTGAGTCCGCCACCGCGCCCGTCCTCGAGGTCCGCGACCTCGCCAAGCACTATCCGCTGACCCAGGGGGTGCTGGTGAAGCGGCGGATCGGTGCCGTCCGGGCGGTCGACACGGTCTCCTTCGCCCTGCGGCGCGGGGAGACGCTCGGCATCGTCGGCGAGTCCGGCTGCGGCAAGTCCACCGTCGCCAAGCTGCTGGTCGGCCTGGAGCGGCCGACCGCCGGCTCGATCCACTACCGGGGCGAGGACATCTCCCGGCTGTCCGGCCGGGCGCTGCGGGCGGTCCGCCGCAACATCCAGATGGTCTTCCAGGACCCCTACACCTCGCTCAACCCGCGCATGACGGTGGGCGACATCATCGGGGAGCCCTTCGAGATCCACCCCGAGGCGGCGCCCAAGGGCGACCGGCGGCGGGCGGTCCAGGAGCTGCTGGAGGTGGTGGGGCTCAGCCCCGAACACCTCAACCGCTATCCGCACCAGTTCTCCGGCGGCCAGCGCCAGCGCGTCGGCATCGCCCGGGGCCTGGCCCTGCGGCCGGACGTCATCGTCGCGGACGAGCCGGTCTCGGCGCTGGACGTATCGGTGCAGGCGCAGGTGGTCAATCTGATGGGGAGCCTCCAGGACGAGTTCGGCCTGTCCTACGTCTTCATCGCCCATGACCTGTCGGTGGTCCGGCACATCTCCGACCGGATCGCCGTGATGTACCTGGGCCGCATCGCCGAAACGGGAACGGGCCCCGAGATCTACGACCACCCCACCCATCCGTACACCCAGGCGCTGCTCTCCGCCGTCCCGGTCCCGGACCCGGAGTCGTACCAGGGCCGCGAGCGCATCGTCCTGACCGGCGACGTGCCCTCCCCGGCCAACCCGCCCTCCGGCTGCCGCTTCCGCACCCGCTGCTGGAAGGCCCAGGACCGCTGCGCGGCGCAGGCACCGGCGCTGACGGTCCCGGCGGGCCTGTCGGGGGCGGCCGCGCATCCGTCGGCGTGCCACTTCGCGGAGGAGCGCCAGGTGGTGCGGACGCCGTCCTGAGTCGGCGGGATACGGCCGCTCCGGCGGAATGCGGCCGCTTATGATCGCGGGATGCCACGAGACGACCTTCAGCGGGTCCGGGACTTCCGGCTCTCCTTCGCCCGTCGCCAGGCGGCCGAGGTGCGGGAGGTGCCGGGCGGGTTCCTGGTGCTGGACGTACGGTACGCGCGTTCCCATGAGCACAATCAGCTGCATGTCGTCGGGCCCGCCGACCCCGAGGGACTGCCCGGTCTCGCCGACGAGACCCTGGCGCCCTTGCCGCACCGCCGGATCACGGTCCATGACGAGGCCCTCGGGCTCCTCTGTGTGCCCGTGCTGGAGCGGGCCGGGTACCGCCACGTCACCGAGGTGCTGATGGTGCACACCGGCCCGGTGCCCAAGGCGTCGGCGGCCGATGTGGTGGAGCGGGAGCTGGGGCCGGAGCCGCATGGGCTGCTTCGGCGGGCGGTGACGGCGCAGCAGCGGCGGTGGATGCCGGACGCGGACGAGCGGACCGTGCACGACCTCGTGGAGCGGCGCGAGGCCCGGCGGGCGGGGGCCGAGGAGGTGCTCTTCCTGGCCGCCCACGACGACAGCGGCGAGGTCGTCTCGTGGGCCGATCTGTATCTGGCGCCCGCCGCCGGAATCGCCCAGATCGAGGAGGTGGTGACCGCCGAGCCGTACCTCCGCCGTGGCTACGCCGACGCCGTCGTGACCGCCGCGCTGCGCCGCGCGGCCGCCGCCGGATGCGCGCTGCGGTTCCTCGTCGCCGACCAGGACGACTGGCCGCTGCACTGGTACGGCCGCCGCGGGTTCACCGCCGTCGGCCGTACGCACGCCTTCACGCGCTGCTGAGCCGCCGTTTCACGCGCTGCCGGGCCGCCGCTTCACGCGCTGCCGGGCCGCCGCTTCACGCGCTGCCGGGCCGCCGCTTCACTCGCTGCCGAGCCGGCCGCTTCGGGTCACGGCTCCTTGCGCGGCGGTGCGTCCGGGCCCGCCTCGGCCGCGATCAGCGCCGGATCGAGGACGACGTCCTCCGCGCGGGCCTCGAGGCTCGGGTCCTCGGGGAAGTGGCAGGCGGACAGGTGGCCCTCGCGGTTGCCGTCCAGCCGCAGCAGCGGGGGCTCCTGCCGGGCGCACAGGTCCTGGGCCTTCCAGCAGCGGGTGCGGAAGCGGCAGCCGGTGGGCGGGTTGATGGGGGAGGGCACGTCCCCGGCGAGCCGGATGCGTTCCCGGGGAGCGGCGTCCGCGGCGTCCTCGGCCATCACCACCGCCGCGTCCGGGACGGCGGACAGCAGGGCGTGGGTGTACGGGTGGCGGGGGCGGCGGTAGATGGAGTCGCGGTCGCCCACCTCGACCACCTTGCCCAGGTACATCACGGCGACGCGCTGTGAGAAGTGGCGTACCACGGCGAGGTCGTGGGCGATGAACAGGAAGGCGATCCCCAGGTCCCGCTGGAGCTGCTGGAGCAGGTTGACGACCTGCGCCTGGATGGAGACGTCCAGCGCCGAGACGGGTTCATCGGCGACGATCAGCCTGGGTTCGAGGGCGAGCGCGCGGGCCACGCCGATGCGCTGGCGCTGGCCGCCGGAGAACTCGTGCGGGAAGCGGTTGTAGTGCTCGGGGTTGAGGCCCACGATCTCCAGCAGTTCGCGCACCCGGGCCTCCCGGCCGCCCGGCGGATCGATGCCGTTGATCTGCATCGGGCCGGAGATGATGGTGCCGACGGTCTGCCGGGGGTTCAGCGAGGAGTACGGATCCTGGAAGATCATCTGGATCTCGGAGCGGATCGGGGCGAGCTCCTTGCGGCCCGCGTGGGTGATGTCCCGGCCCCGGTAGGTGATCTTTCCGCCGGTGGGCTCCAGCAGCCGGGTGAGCAGCCGGCCCGTGGTGGACTTGCCGCAGCCGGACTCGCCGACCAGCCCGAAGCTCTCCCCGGCGTGCACGGTCAGATCGACCCCGTCGACCGCCTGCACGGCCCCGACCTTCCGCTGGAACGGGAAGCCACCCATGATCGGGAAGTGTTTGGTCAGCTTCTCGGCGACCAGGAGGGGTTCGGGGGTGTCCGACTCGATGCCCATGCGTCAGCGCTCCTAGCTCAGCCGGGGCTTGATCTGCTCGGTGAAGAGGGTCTGTTTCCGCTCGGCCGTCAGGTGGCAGGCGGCGCCCCGGCCGTCCGGGAGCACGGGGCGCTCGGTGGCACAGCGGTCGCCCGCCACCTGGTCCGGATAGGGGCACCGCGGATGGAAGGGGCAGCCCGGCGGCGGGTTGAGCAGGCTCGGCGGGGAGCCGGGGATGGGGCTGAGCGGCTCGTCCACGGCCGAGGACAGCCGCGGCATGGAGCCCAGCAGCCCCCAGGTGTACGGGTGCTGGGGCGCGCGCAGCACCTCGCGGACCGTACCGCGCTCCACGGCCCGGCCCGCGTACATCACCAGCAGGTCGTCGGCGGTGTTGGCGACCACCCCCAGGTCATGGGTGATGAGGATGATCGCCGAGCCGAACTCCTGCTGGAGGTCCTTCAGCAGATCCAGGATCTGGGCCTGGACGGTGACGTCGAGGGCGGTGGTCGGCTCGTCGGCGATCAGCAGATCGGGGTCGCAGACCAGCGCCATCGCGATCATCGCGCGTTGCCGCATCCCGCCGGAGAACTGGTGCGGATAGTCGTCCACCCGCAGCCGCGCGTTGGGGATGCCGACCTTCTCCAGCATCTCGATCGCGCGGGCGCGGGCCTCGCGCTTGGACGCGCCGGTGTGCTTGCGGTACGGCTCGGCGATCTGGCGGCCCACCGTGTAGTACGGCGACAGGGCGGTCAGCGGGTCCTGGAAGATCATCGCCATGGTGTTGCCGCGCAGCCGCTCCAGGGTGCGCTCGGGCGCCCCGGTCAGCTCCTGCCCGTCCAGCAGGATCTCGCCGGTGACGGTGGTGGTGCGCGGGTCGTGCAGGCCCAGCACGGTGAGGTTGGTGACGGACTTGCCGGAGCCGGACTCGCCCACGATGCCGAGCGTCCGGCCGCGCTGAAGGTCGAAGGAGAGGCCGTCGACGGCCTTGACGACGCCGTCCTCGGTCGAGAAGCGGACGTACAGGTCGCGTACGGACAGGAAGGCGCCGGGGTCGGCCCCGGGGGGCGTCGCGCCGTCGTCGGGCTTGGTGAGTGTGGTCATCTCGGCAGCAGCTCCGGGTCGGTCAGGCGAGGCGCACGCGCGGGTCGATGAAGGCGTAGGCGGCGTCGACCAGGATGTTGAACACCACGATGGCCGCGGAGCTGACCAGCATCACCCCCATCAGCATCGGCAGATCGGTGAGCTGGACGGATTCCACCGCCAGCCGTCCGATGCCGTGCAGGGTGAAGGTGTACTCGGTGACCATGGCCCCGCCGAAGAGCGATCCGAGGTCGATGCCGAAGATGGTGACGATCGGGGCGATGGCGCCGCGCCAGGCGTAGCGGAAGAAGACCGTACGGCCGGCCAGCCCCTTGGCCCGCGCCGTGCGGACATGGTCCTCCTGGAGCTGCTCGACCATCTGGGAGCGGGTCATCCGGCTGTAGTTGGCCATGAAGATCAGCGACAGCACCAGCCAGGGCAGCAGCATTCCGCTGAACCACTTCGCCGGATTGTCGGTGAAGGGGTAGTAGGCGGGCTGATCCATGATCCCCAGCCCGCTGACGAACCAGGCCAGGGCGAGCACCCCGACGAAGTAGATCTGCATCGAGGCGCCGAGCAGCGACAGTGAGCTGACGAACTTGTCGATCCAGGTGCCGCGCCGCCAGGCCGCGATCATGCCGATGCCGACGCCGAAGACCAGGAAGACGGCGGCGCCGCCGATGGCGAGCGAGAGGGTGGTGGGGAAACGGTCCACGATGGTGCCCCAGACCGGCTCCTGGCTGACGAAGGAGTAGCCGAAGCAGGGGGCGTCGCAGTGTCCCACCGCGAAGTCCCGCCCGGCGACGATCCCCACCATGAACTTCCAGTACTGGACCGGCACCGGCTGGTCCAGGCCCAGATTCTTGTTGATCATGGCGAGCGAGGTGGGGTCGCAGTTCTTGCCGCAGGCGAGCCGGGCCGGTTCGGCGGGCAGGGCGAAGAAGAGGAAGAACGTGATCGCGCTGATCAGGATCAGGATCACGATCGCGCCG is a window from the Streptomyces luomodiensis genome containing:
- a CDS encoding ABC transporter ATP-binding protein, translating into MTRLLEVRDLRVEFRTRDGIAEAVGGVSYAVDAGRTLAVLGESGSGKSVTAQAVMGILDSPPGRVTGGQVLFRGRDLLTMGARERRRIRGAEMAMIFQDALSALNPVLPVGAQLAEMYEVHRGMSRKDARRRAVELMDRVRIPAAGQRAGDYPHQFSGGMRQRIMIAMAMALEPDLIIADEPTTALDVTVQAQVMELLAELRREYAMGLVLITHDLGVVADVADTIAVMYAGRIVETAPVRDLYRRPAHPYTRGLLDSVPRVDHRANGGHRANGDHRADGGNRADGGHRGERLYAIKGAPPSPLAMPSGCPFNPRCPRAQEICRVERPPLYEVTATGTSAPSGRTSACHFWKDELDALAPLDA
- a CDS encoding ABC transporter ATP-binding protein, yielding MGIESDTPEPLLVAEKLTKHFPIMGGFPFQRKVGAVQAVDGVDLTVHAGESFGLVGESGCGKSTTGRLLTRLLEPTGGKITYRGRDITHAGRKELAPIRSEIQMIFQDPYSSLNPRQTVGTIISGPMQINGIDPPGGREARVRELLEIVGLNPEHYNRFPHEFSGGQRQRIGVARALALEPRLIVADEPVSALDVSIQAQVVNLLQQLQRDLGIAFLFIAHDLAVVRHFSQRVAVMYLGKVVEVGDRDSIYRRPRHPYTHALLSAVPDAAVVMAEDAADAAPRERIRLAGDVPSPINPPTGCRFRTRCWKAQDLCARQEPPLLRLDGNREGHLSACHFPEDPSLEARAEDVVLDPALIAAEAGPDAPPRKEP
- a CDS encoding GNAT family N-acetyltransferase, which encodes MPRDDLQRVRDFRLSFARRQAAEVREVPGGFLVLDVRYARSHEHNQLHVVGPADPEGLPGLADETLAPLPHRRITVHDEALGLLCVPVLERAGYRHVTEVLMVHTGPVPKASAADVVERELGPEPHGLLRRAVTAQQRRWMPDADERTVHDLVERREARRAGAEEVLFLAAHDDSGEVVSWADLYLAPAAGIAQIEEVVTAEPYLRRGYADAVVTAALRRAAAAGCALRFLVADQDDWPLHWYGRRGFTAVGRTHAFTRC
- a CDS encoding ABC transporter permease, whose translation is MLRFLARRSLGAIVILILISAITFFLFFALPAEPARLACGKNCDPTSLAMINKNLGLDQPVPVQYWKFMVGIVAGRDFAVGHCDAPCFGYSFVSQEPVWGTIVDRFPTTLSLAIGGAAVFLVFGVGIGMIAAWRRGTWIDKFVSSLSLLGASMQIYFVGVLALAWFVSGLGIMDQPAYYPFTDNPAKWFSGMLLPWLVLSLIFMANYSRMTRSQMVEQLQEDHVRTARAKGLAGRTVFFRYAWRGAIAPIVTIFGIDLGSLFGGAMVTEYTFTLHGIGRLAVESVQLTDLPMLMGVMLVSSAAIVVFNILVDAAYAFIDPRVRLA
- a CDS encoding ABC transporter ATP-binding protein → MPSPPSTPESATAPVLEVRDLAKHYPLTQGVLVKRRIGAVRAVDTVSFALRRGETLGIVGESGCGKSTVAKLLVGLERPTAGSIHYRGEDISRLSGRALRAVRRNIQMVFQDPYTSLNPRMTVGDIIGEPFEIHPEAAPKGDRRRAVQELLEVVGLSPEHLNRYPHQFSGGQRQRVGIARGLALRPDVIVADEPVSALDVSVQAQVVNLMGSLQDEFGLSYVFIAHDLSVVRHISDRIAVMYLGRIAETGTGPEIYDHPTHPYTQALLSAVPVPDPESYQGRERIVLTGDVPSPANPPSGCRFRTRCWKAQDRCAAQAPALTVPAGLSGAAAHPSACHFAEERQVVRTPS
- a CDS encoding ABC transporter ATP-binding protein codes for the protein MTTLTKPDDGATPPGADPGAFLSVRDLYVRFSTEDGVVKAVDGLSFDLQRGRTLGIVGESGSGKSVTNLTVLGLHDPRTTTVTGEILLDGQELTGAPERTLERLRGNTMAMIFQDPLTALSPYYTVGRQIAEPYRKHTGASKREARARAIEMLEKVGIPNARLRVDDYPHQFSGGMRQRAMIAMALVCDPDLLIADEPTTALDVTVQAQILDLLKDLQQEFGSAIILITHDLGVVANTADDLLVMYAGRAVERGTVREVLRAPQHPYTWGLLGSMPRLSSAVDEPLSPIPGSPPSLLNPPPGCPFHPRCPYPDQVAGDRCATERPVLPDGRGAACHLTAERKQTLFTEQIKPRLS